One window from the genome of Hyalangium minutum encodes:
- a CDS encoding OmpA family protein, with the protein MQMSRFSLRALLAAGVLVTACGQTSPATFDAAHQEFALPGSDGDLTLTDGITVVNQYAVLAADASAGATRVQVTDISQLTSPTSGPLDSGDLVFIMQMQGASIDTSEGPAYGAIAHLNGAGLHEFAVVQRVEGNTIHLGCAGLRHGYTPSGRTQVVRVPQYNNVTIENGAFLVARPWDGQSGGVVVVDVSGTTTLNGSINVSGQGFRGGAVENFSRTIPAQVTLYRSGDAQDGAEKGESIAGDTSVYDALGGRYGRGAPANGGGGGNSHNAAGGGGANGNNGRPWSGQGVMSASVVGDSAWRLDPGYIANGNALTDSSGGGRGGYSAASLNQDALKVGPTNASWGGDLRAEVGGLGGRPLDNDVSSRLFLGGGGGAGDANDSAGSPGGNGGGLVYLISPTVAGSGEIQANGDSALNTLATHNDAPGGGGGGGTVVILSNSLSDITVQALGGQGGSQVITTAEAEGPGGGGGGGFIAVSGGTPLTFVNGGLSGTTSSLSLAEFPSNGATYGADGQLVTVPNLSQPWLACASLDLAIAITDGQTSTVPGATVTYTVTVTNMGLDTVTDALVSVQLPVNATGATWTCSGEAGATCQDASGTGGIATNVTVPVGGTVTFTFVVDVSPSATGTVDVTATVSESGPQQQNSNLANNTATDIDTIVTQEGPIGGTHRVVGNGCSSSGNSGLMGGAGMVLALVFLSCRSRPGRAVVRSRRLRSLVVLGAVGALTASGASWAQGTSAAIDVQQFRPAPGKADVLGLHSPGVQGDRNWRAGLYLNYAHEPLVVINPDNSALLQHLVRNQFGFDLMGAIGLGERFELGLVAPLKLQHGEFNELPTGNLAQSWKGGLGDLRLVPKVLLLERDTLRLGLAVPVVLPTGGASELQGQKGFGMQPRLAVDYAFKGGPRLLANVGLNVRSRQELANLSVGHELSYGVGAAIPFEVKEHPFTGLASLGGALGLGATGGANEEERPLELQAGLQTRVSKGIVATLGVGKGLTLGYGMPVFRVFSGFAYTVEQPPRLVAKDSDSDSLADGSDACPSEPEDKDGFQDEDGCPDPDNDSDGVADAGDLCPTEKETINGVEDTDGCPDEGESQVQVTPQKLVIKEKVYFATNKDVVLERSFPLLQQVALVLKANPQLKKVRIEGHTDDRADDAFNMDLSRRRAGNVLKYLVKEAGIDTNRLISEGFGETRPVDTTLTDAGRENNRRVEFVILDAGDTSTPK; encoded by the coding sequence ATGCAAATGTCCAGGTTCTCTCTGAGGGCGCTGCTTGCCGCAGGTGTGCTGGTCACCGCCTGTGGCCAGACCTCTCCTGCAACGTTCGATGCCGCCCACCAGGAGTTCGCCCTGCCAGGTTCGGACGGCGATCTCACGCTCACGGATGGCATCACCGTGGTCAATCAATATGCCGTCCTCGCAGCGGACGCGAGCGCCGGTGCCACCCGTGTCCAGGTGACGGACATCTCCCAGCTGACATCCCCCACGTCGGGCCCGCTGGACAGTGGCGATCTCGTCTTCATCATGCAGATGCAGGGCGCCTCCATCGACACCTCGGAGGGTCCTGCGTACGGCGCAATCGCCCACCTGAATGGCGCGGGCCTCCATGAGTTCGCCGTAGTCCAGCGCGTGGAGGGCAACACGATTCACCTGGGCTGCGCCGGGCTGCGGCACGGCTACACCCCATCGGGACGGACCCAGGTGGTGCGCGTGCCTCAATACAACAACGTCACCATCGAGAACGGAGCCTTCCTCGTGGCGCGGCCCTGGGATGGGCAGAGCGGCGGCGTCGTGGTGGTGGATGTCAGCGGCACCACCACCCTGAATGGCAGCATCAACGTGAGCGGCCAGGGCTTCCGAGGGGGCGCCGTGGAGAACTTCTCGCGGACGATCCCGGCGCAGGTCACCCTCTATCGCTCGGGTGACGCCCAGGACGGCGCTGAGAAGGGCGAGAGCATCGCCGGAGATACCTCCGTCTATGACGCCCTGGGCGGACGCTATGGCCGCGGAGCTCCAGCCAACGGAGGTGGCGGTGGCAACAGCCACAACGCGGCCGGAGGAGGAGGTGCCAACGGCAACAACGGCCGGCCTTGGAGTGGACAAGGGGTGATGAGCGCCTCGGTGGTGGGTGACTCCGCGTGGCGGCTCGACCCGGGATACATCGCCAATGGGAATGCGCTGACGGACTCTTCGGGTGGTGGCCGAGGCGGGTACAGCGCCGCCTCGTTGAACCAGGATGCGCTCAAAGTGGGCCCCACCAACGCCTCGTGGGGTGGAGACCTGCGCGCGGAAGTCGGCGGCCTGGGCGGACGGCCGCTCGACAACGACGTTTCCTCCCGGCTCTTTCTCGGGGGTGGCGGTGGTGCGGGCGACGCGAACGACAGCGCGGGGAGCCCGGGCGGTAACGGGGGCGGACTCGTCTACCTCATCTCGCCCACCGTGGCGGGCAGCGGAGAAATCCAGGCCAACGGCGACAGCGCGCTGAACACCCTGGCCACGCACAACGATGCGCCGGGCGGCGGTGGCGGTGGCGGCACCGTCGTGATCCTCAGCAACAGCCTCTCGGACATCACCGTGCAGGCTCTCGGTGGCCAGGGCGGCTCCCAGGTCATCACCACCGCCGAGGCCGAGGGCCCGGGCGGCGGAGGTGGTGGCGGCTTCATCGCGGTGAGCGGCGGCACTCCGCTGACCTTCGTCAACGGAGGACTGTCGGGAACCACCTCCTCGCTGTCGCTGGCCGAGTTCCCTTCCAACGGCGCCACCTATGGCGCCGACGGCCAGCTCGTCACCGTGCCCAACCTGAGCCAGCCGTGGCTGGCGTGCGCCTCGCTCGACTTGGCGATCGCCATCACCGATGGGCAGACCTCCACCGTGCCGGGAGCCACCGTCACCTATACGGTGACTGTCACCAACATGGGCCTCGACACCGTGACGGACGCGCTTGTCTCCGTCCAGCTGCCCGTGAACGCCACCGGCGCCACGTGGACGTGCTCGGGCGAGGCGGGCGCCACCTGCCAGGATGCCAGTGGCACGGGAGGCATCGCGACGAACGTCACCGTCCCCGTGGGAGGCACCGTCACCTTCACCTTCGTCGTGGACGTGAGCCCCTCCGCCACGGGCACGGTGGACGTGACCGCCACGGTCTCGGAGTCGGGCCCGCAGCAGCAGAACTCCAACCTCGCGAACAACACCGCCACGGACATCGACACGATCGTCACACAGGAGGGGCCCATTGGTGGGACTCACCGCGTGGTCGGCAATGGCTGCAGCAGCTCGGGCAACAGCGGTCTGATGGGCGGAGCGGGGATGGTGCTAGCCCTGGTGTTCCTGTCGTGCCGGAGCCGCCCGGGGCGTGCCGTGGTCCGCTCGCGGCGCCTCCGGTCTCTGGTGGTGCTCGGAGCCGTGGGGGCGCTGACCGCCTCCGGCGCCTCATGGGCTCAGGGCACCTCGGCCGCCATCGACGTCCAGCAGTTCCGGCCCGCTCCGGGCAAGGCCGACGTGCTCGGCCTGCACAGTCCGGGAGTGCAGGGCGACAGGAACTGGCGCGCCGGGCTCTACCTCAACTACGCCCACGAGCCGCTGGTCGTCATCAACCCGGACAACTCCGCGCTGCTGCAGCACCTGGTGCGCAACCAGTTCGGCTTCGACCTGATGGGCGCCATCGGCCTGGGCGAACGCTTCGAGCTGGGCCTCGTGGCCCCTCTCAAGCTCCAGCACGGCGAGTTCAACGAGCTGCCCACCGGTAACCTGGCGCAGTCGTGGAAGGGCGGCCTGGGAGACCTCCGGCTCGTCCCCAAGGTGCTGCTTCTAGAGCGAGACACCCTTCGGCTGGGGCTCGCGGTGCCGGTGGTGTTGCCCACGGGCGGCGCCTCGGAGCTGCAGGGCCAGAAGGGGTTCGGGATGCAGCCGCGGCTCGCGGTGGACTACGCCTTCAAGGGTGGCCCCCGGCTGCTGGCCAACGTGGGCCTCAACGTGCGCAGCCGCCAGGAGCTGGCCAACCTCTCGGTGGGCCATGAGCTGAGCTATGGCGTGGGCGCCGCCATCCCCTTCGAGGTGAAGGAGCACCCGTTCACCGGTCTCGCCTCGCTGGGCGGCGCCCTGGGGCTGGGCGCCACCGGCGGAGCCAATGAGGAGGAGCGGCCGCTCGAGCTGCAGGCGGGGCTTCAGACGCGCGTGAGCAAGGGCATCGTGGCCACGTTGGGCGTGGGCAAGGGGCTCACGCTGGGCTACGGCATGCCCGTGTTCCGTGTGTTCTCCGGCTTCGCGTACACCGTGGAGCAGCCGCCCCGCCTCGTCGCGAAGGACTCGGACTCCGATAGCCTGGCCGATGGCAGCGACGCGTGCCCCTCCGAGCCCGAGGACAAGGACGGCTTCCAGGACGAAGACGGCTGCCCCGACCCCGACAACGACAGCGATGGCGTGGCCGATGCGGGCGACCTGTGCCCCACCGAGAAGGAGACCATCAACGGCGTGGAGGACACGGACGGCTGCCCGGACGAGGGCGAGAGCCAGGTCCAGGTGACCCCCCAGAAGCTCGTCATCAAGGAGAAGGTCTACTTCGCCACCAATAAGGACGTGGTGCTGGAGCGCTCGTTTCCGCTGCTGCAGCAGGTGGCCCTGGTGCTCAAGGCCAACCCACAGCTCAAGAAGGTTCGCATCGAGGGCCACACCGACGACAGGGCCGACGACGCCTTCAATATGGACCTGTCCCGGCGGCGCGCGGGCAACGTGCTCAAGTACCTCGTGAAGGAGGCGGGCATCGATACGAATCGCCTCATCTCCGAGGGCTTTGGCGAGACGCGCCCGGTGGACACCACCTTGACGGACGCGGGCCGCGAGAACAACCGCCGCGTCGAGTTCGTCATCCTCGATGCCGGGGACACGAGCACACCGAAGTGA
- a CDS encoding DVUA0089 family protein — translation MRSIPGTLARAFTVAIFVILAGCGPTDGNTHDTNDCASGQHLCSGACVDVQSDEAHCGTCGNACAAGQSCEAGQCRTPQPQCSTGQTVCSGGCVDLQNDSNHCGACGQVCPSGRCSAGQCQSVSACGDGSIGDTETCDDNNTTSGDGCSASCASETGWSCQGAPSHCQRLEAEPNDTRETATAVPGLRSVVLRGDISSNSDVDVYRLMVTAITDLRLDTFDGSYTGSGAGTCKDVDTLLELFREDGTELATDDDSGTALCSSLSPQNNSEVMRLPAGTYYIRVSSVSTATIPAYTLRVQLQALCGDGTREGTEQCDDGNTTAGDRCSATCRVEMASEVESNDTVETAQSLSSLPSLIGSSISPGTDEDVFRFTLDARSDLEIETFDGSYTGENAKSCDDIDTYLELLSADGTVLDSNDDSGSGSCSLLDPERSSLLKGMAPGTYFVRVSSYGSVVLPAYSVSFQILAQCGDGVVTGSEECDGGAGCSATCERIPSCGDGYLDYPEACDDNNTADGDGCSSTCQLPGLQEEVEPNGTLAEADARASSSPSVLLTRSSTGIAGGFQDPQDLDVYTLQLEAAATVRLETVQGGLNMCDFGLDTLLRLSDAQGTELSADDDGGNGFCSLLEVSLQAGTYYVTVAHLGPAEPVSYGLKVSFQE, via the coding sequence ATGAGAAGCATTCCTGGGACTCTGGCGAGGGCGTTCACCGTAGCCATCTTCGTCATCCTCGCGGGCTGCGGTCCGACCGACGGGAACACCCATGACACCAATGACTGTGCTTCGGGGCAGCATCTGTGTTCCGGCGCCTGCGTGGACGTGCAGAGCGACGAGGCCCACTGCGGCACCTGTGGGAATGCGTGTGCCGCCGGACAGAGCTGTGAGGCAGGCCAATGCCGGACTCCGCAGCCCCAATGCTCCACGGGGCAGACTGTGTGCAGCGGGGGGTGCGTGGATCTCCAGAACGACTCCAACCACTGCGGGGCGTGCGGGCAGGTGTGTCCGTCGGGCCGGTGCTCCGCGGGCCAGTGCCAGTCCGTGAGCGCATGCGGCGACGGATCCATCGGGGACACTGAGACCTGTGACGACAACAACACCACGTCCGGGGATGGCTGCAGCGCGAGCTGCGCGAGCGAGACGGGCTGGAGCTGCCAGGGCGCTCCCAGCCACTGCCAGCGGCTGGAGGCCGAGCCCAACGACACCCGCGAGACGGCCACGGCGGTCCCGGGCCTGCGGTCGGTGGTCCTCCGGGGTGACATCTCCTCGAACAGCGACGTGGATGTGTACCGCCTCATGGTCACGGCCATCACCGACCTGCGGCTCGACACCTTTGATGGCTCCTACACCGGCAGTGGCGCGGGCACCTGCAAGGACGTGGACACCCTCCTGGAGCTGTTCAGGGAGGATGGGACGGAGTTGGCCACGGACGACGACAGCGGAACGGCTCTCTGCTCCTCTCTCTCCCCGCAGAACAACTCCGAGGTGATGCGCCTGCCCGCGGGCACCTACTACATCCGCGTCAGCTCCGTCAGCACGGCCACCATCCCAGCCTACACGCTGCGGGTCCAGCTCCAGGCGCTCTGCGGTGACGGCACGCGCGAGGGGACCGAGCAGTGCGATGACGGGAACACCACGGCGGGCGACCGATGCTCCGCCACCTGCCGCGTCGAGATGGCTTCCGAGGTGGAGAGCAACGACACGGTGGAGACGGCCCAGAGCCTGTCCTCGCTGCCGAGCCTCATCGGCAGCTCCATCTCGCCGGGCACCGACGAGGACGTGTTCCGCTTCACCCTGGACGCCCGCTCCGACTTGGAGATCGAGACCTTCGATGGAAGCTACACGGGAGAGAACGCCAAAAGCTGCGACGACATCGACACGTACCTGGAGCTGCTGTCGGCGGACGGCACGGTCCTGGATAGCAATGACGACAGCGGATCCGGCAGTTGCTCGTTGCTGGATCCGGAGAGATCCTCGCTCCTGAAAGGGATGGCACCGGGCACCTACTTCGTTCGCGTCAGCTCCTACGGCTCCGTGGTGCTGCCCGCCTACTCGGTCTCGTTCCAGATCCTCGCGCAGTGTGGCGATGGCGTCGTGACGGGCTCCGAGGAGTGCGACGGTGGCGCGGGCTGCTCCGCGACGTGTGAGCGCATCCCCTCCTGCGGCGATGGGTATCTCGACTACCCCGAGGCCTGCGATGACAACAACACGGCGGATGGGGACGGCTGCTCCAGCACCTGCCAGCTTCCCGGGCTGCAGGAGGAGGTGGAGCCGAACGGAACCCTCGCTGAGGCGGATGCCCGCGCGAGTTCCTCTCCGTCCGTGCTCCTCACCCGCTCCTCGACGGGGATCGCCGGCGGCTTCCAGGACCCACAGGACCTGGATGTGTACACGCTGCAGCTCGAGGCCGCAGCGACCGTCCGGCTCGAGACCGTCCAGGGTGGCCTCAACATGTGCGACTTTGGGCTCGACACCCTGCTGCGGCTCTCGGACGCGCAGGGGACAGAGCTCAGCGCGGATGATGACGGAGGAAACGGCTTCTGCTCGCTGCTCGAGGTGTCACTGCAGGCGGGGACCTACTACGTGACCGTGGCGCACCTGGGACCGGCGGAGCCCGTGTCCTATGGCCTGAAGGTGTCGTTCCAGGAGTGA
- a CDS encoding DUF5011 domain-containing protein — MNHRSVLGAMAAALVWLGGLPAGAHTRTPWQMHDGPEVTTANPQGLVRLGCTPPRNGDTCEYGVASIPDEAAAGWGASPDPDTIGMYLSSRLCQVPSACRVYGDFTYFQTYVNVLPGTVLNEVKLSFTWVDDGIRVTVFNSDHPNGIVATEGYIFIGDSLVTGNLAAYFKPGERNRLVITQVDDCCSMSSAVGAVLRINGEMVGPACEGSEDCDDGDLCTADVCTALGTCSNPLRVCAGGQSCAPGPNLTGEGEVSTLTCTPSSNGQPTLEVLGSLNMTLECGQDVWGDPGAQAWDSACGPLTVHTFNSGHDAYGVGPNTCAEGTYPVQYVARDANGWTVSAIRSVKVEDTTPPAFRLNGAAQMTHQCGAAYVEPGWEAWDACYGNLTPEVRVYGYPNGWVAGRYTVTYTLTDSAGNHAPSLTRTVDVVNCPW; from the coding sequence ATGAATCATCGCAGTGTCCTGGGAGCCATGGCCGCAGCCCTCGTTTGGCTGGGAGGACTGCCCGCCGGAGCGCACACCCGTACGCCATGGCAGATGCATGATGGGCCGGAGGTGACCACCGCCAATCCACAGGGCTTGGTGCGCCTGGGCTGCACCCCCCCGAGGAATGGAGACACCTGTGAGTATGGCGTGGCCTCCATCCCAGACGAGGCGGCCGCGGGGTGGGGCGCCTCGCCGGACCCGGATACCATCGGCATGTACCTGTCCTCGCGCCTCTGCCAGGTGCCGAGCGCGTGCAGGGTCTACGGCGACTTCACCTACTTCCAGACGTACGTGAACGTCTTGCCGGGGACGGTGCTGAACGAGGTCAAACTCTCCTTCACCTGGGTGGACGATGGCATCCGAGTGACGGTCTTCAACTCCGATCACCCCAACGGCATCGTTGCGACGGAGGGCTACATCTTCATCGGGGATTCGCTCGTGACGGGCAACCTGGCGGCCTACTTCAAGCCGGGAGAGCGCAACCGGCTGGTCATCACTCAAGTGGACGACTGCTGCTCCATGAGCAGTGCCGTGGGCGCGGTGCTCCGCATCAATGGGGAGATGGTGGGCCCCGCCTGCGAGGGGAGCGAAGACTGCGACGACGGTGACCTTTGCACGGCGGACGTCTGTACGGCCTTGGGGACGTGCAGCAACCCACTGCGGGTGTGTGCCGGAGGCCAGAGCTGCGCGCCGGGACCGAACCTCACCGGCGAAGGCGAGGTCTCCACGCTGACGTGCACGCCGAGCTCGAATGGCCAGCCCACGCTGGAGGTCCTCGGCAGCCTGAACATGACGCTCGAGTGTGGCCAGGACGTCTGGGGGGACCCGGGCGCGCAGGCCTGGGACTCGGCGTGCGGCCCGTTGACGGTGCACACGTTCAACTCCGGGCATGACGCCTACGGCGTGGGACCGAACACCTGCGCCGAGGGCACCTACCCGGTGCAGTACGTCGCCAGGGACGCGAATGGCTGGACCGTGAGCGCCATCCGCTCGGTGAAGGTGGAGGACACCACACCTCCCGCGTTCCGCCTCAACGGCGCCGCGCAGATGACGCACCAGTGCGGTGCCGCCTACGTGGAGCCGGGCTGGGAGGCGTGGGACGCCTGCTACGGCAACCTCACGCCCGAGGTAAGGGTGTACGGCTACCCGAATGGCTGGGTGGCGGGCCGGTACACCGTCACCTATACGCTGACGGACAGCGCCGGCAACCACGCGCCATCGCTGACGCGCACGGTGGACGTCGTCAACTGCCCCTGGTAG
- a CDS encoding ABC transporter substrate-binding protein, translating into MAAAVVRPAAAPRSSPEEVHRGRALFHRGVTASGEPLRALLGEEGVELSGQAAACANCHHSTGRGSQEGGVAAPDITARSLSRVRPEGTPGRTAGRPAYDVASLARAIQHGVDPAGRRLSIAMPHFVLSEQDMSALASYLSVLGEEKAPGVSDQALRVGALLPLSGPRAPMGQDVRDVLQAAIAEVNAEGGVYRRRLELIIEDESGAGAAQARLLETGVVALLNGVQPRDGHAEEESPPILMALPATDVPSGEAIFALYSGLSVQARVAMQHGMEADPKALHWAVVAPEDAAGRQWLAGVRTETSRREGVTLREHLYLADARSLESVVAALRRDPPSAILFGGTLSELQLLVAGLGNSAQQTAIYAPLMLGRPDGLSMAPEVARRVRFVSPVPLEAALHSRSPEFRSFLQRHSLSERHWVAQVSGYVSVKLLVEGLKRAGSGVTQAGLVAALESMRDFETPLTPPVSFGPSRRVGLLGASLVQMDPAANRLLPLASWRELTP; encoded by the coding sequence ATGGCCGCCGCTGTCGTGCGGCCGGCCGCCGCGCCGCGCTCTTCGCCCGAGGAGGTGCACCGGGGCAGGGCTCTCTTCCATCGAGGCGTGACTGCCTCCGGTGAACCGCTGCGCGCGCTCCTAGGGGAGGAGGGCGTGGAGTTGTCCGGGCAGGCTGCGGCGTGCGCCAACTGCCACCACTCTACAGGGAGGGGATCGCAGGAAGGCGGGGTGGCAGCCCCGGACATCACCGCGCGCAGCCTCTCTCGCGTGCGTCCGGAGGGCACGCCCGGGCGGACTGCCGGGCGCCCTGCGTACGACGTTGCCTCTCTGGCCCGGGCCATTCAACACGGCGTGGACCCTGCCGGGCGGCGGTTGAGCATTGCCATGCCCCACTTCGTGCTGTCCGAGCAGGACATGTCCGCGCTCGCATCGTACCTGAGCGTGCTGGGCGAGGAGAAAGCGCCGGGAGTGTCCGACCAGGCTTTGCGTGTGGGAGCTCTGTTGCCGCTCTCGGGCCCGCGGGCCCCCATGGGCCAGGACGTCCGGGATGTACTGCAGGCTGCCATCGCGGAGGTGAATGCGGAGGGAGGGGTGTACCGCCGCAGGTTGGAGCTGATCATTGAGGACGAGTCGGGAGCTGGCGCGGCCCAGGCCCGGCTCCTGGAAACGGGAGTCGTGGCGCTGCTGAACGGGGTTCAACCCAGGGACGGCCATGCAGAGGAGGAGAGCCCTCCCATTCTGATGGCCTTGCCGGCGACGGATGTGCCGTCCGGGGAGGCCATCTTCGCGCTGTATTCAGGGCTGAGCGTGCAAGCGCGAGTGGCCATGCAGCACGGCATGGAGGCCGACCCCAAGGCCTTGCACTGGGCCGTGGTGGCTCCGGAGGATGCCGCCGGCCGCCAGTGGTTGGCAGGGGTACGCACGGAGACGTCGCGGCGCGAGGGTGTGACGCTGCGAGAGCACCTGTACCTCGCGGACGCGCGCTCTCTGGAGTCGGTAGTGGCCGCGCTTCGCCGCGATCCTCCCTCGGCAATTCTGTTCGGAGGGACGCTCTCCGAGCTCCAGCTGCTGGTGGCGGGCCTAGGGAACTCGGCTCAACAGACGGCCATCTATGCCCCGCTCATGCTGGGGAGACCGGATGGACTTTCCATGGCGCCCGAGGTGGCACGGCGTGTGCGCTTCGTTAGCCCCGTGCCCCTGGAGGCCGCGTTGCACTCCCGAAGCCCCGAGTTTCGCTCTTTTCTCCAGAGGCACTCGCTTTCCGAACGACATTGGGTCGCACAGGTGAGCGGATACGTGTCCGTCAAGCTCTTGGTGGAAGGACTGAAGCGTGCGGGGAGTGGTGTCACCCAAGCCGGGCTGGTGGCTGCCTTGGAGTCCATGAGGGACTTCGAGACACCCCTGACGCCTCCCGTGAGCTTCGGCCCCAGCCGGCGCGTAGGCCTCCTGGGAGCCTCGCTCGTCCAGATGGACCCGGCGGCGAACCGCCTCCTGCCTCTCGCCTCGTGGAGGGAGCTGACTCCCTAA
- a CDS encoding SCO family protein, producing MKDWLRAVVLGLVLAAGSSGAEGMERMDSEAARRYFTDLEVVDQEGKVHRFYSDLMQGKTVLINFAFASCRTACSPITSNLAKVQRLLGARVGKDVVMLTLTVDSARDTPEQLRRFATRFKVQPGWLFLTGSRENMSTLLKKLGGYTEKPEEHSLVLLLGNAVTGTWTKSIAMESAESIAEAVRVVADESKSPSPTPVQSSPPLGASPL from the coding sequence ATGAAAGACTGGCTGCGTGCAGTGGTGCTTGGACTCGTGCTGGCGGCGGGAAGCAGTGGCGCGGAGGGAATGGAGCGGATGGACTCCGAGGCGGCTCGCCGCTACTTCACGGACCTCGAGGTGGTGGACCAGGAAGGCAAGGTGCACCGGTTCTATTCGGACCTGATGCAGGGCAAGACGGTGCTCATCAACTTCGCGTTCGCCTCCTGCCGAACCGCGTGCTCGCCCATCACCTCCAACCTGGCCAAGGTGCAACGACTGCTGGGGGCGCGCGTCGGCAAGGACGTGGTGATGCTCACGCTGACCGTCGATTCCGCGCGGGACACCCCGGAGCAGCTGCGGCGCTTTGCCACCCGATTCAAGGTGCAGCCGGGGTGGCTGTTCCTCACCGGTAGCCGCGAGAACATGAGCACGCTGCTCAAGAAGCTGGGCGGGTACACGGAGAAGCCGGAGGAGCACTCGCTGGTGCTGCTGCTGGGCAACGCGGTCACGGGGACCTGGACGAAGTCCATCGCCATGGAGTCGGCGGAGAGCATCGCCGAGGCTGTGCGGGTGGTGGCGGACGAGTCCAAGAGCCCCTCTCCCACCCCAGTGCAGTCGAGCCCGCCCCTCGGGGCCTCGCCCTTGTAG
- a CDS encoding SCO family protein, translating into MILVLVAAASLWVGTAPPTPEASEPVRSEETRGIHIPDETLVDQDGHPVRLASELSGRRAVVVNFLFTTCSTICSPMSAVFARLRRELGEPEGKDVLFLSVSLDPVRDTPERLKRFAEKFEPGPRPGWSFLTGEPERVKRVLQALGGWVPDKTSHTPVTLVGNPATGKWIRLNGMPTPSRLREALSEVGQPLEKTAEVQR; encoded by the coding sequence GTGATACTCGTGCTGGTCGCTGCCGCATCGCTCTGGGTTGGGACAGCGCCTCCCACCCCGGAGGCTTCGGAGCCGGTGCGCTCGGAAGAGACCCGGGGCATCCACATCCCCGATGAGACCCTGGTGGACCAGGACGGCCATCCCGTGCGGCTGGCCTCGGAACTCTCGGGCCGCCGGGCGGTGGTGGTGAACTTCCTCTTCACCACCTGCTCCACCATCTGTTCTCCCATGAGCGCCGTCTTCGCGCGGCTGCGGCGCGAGCTGGGCGAGCCGGAGGGAAAGGACGTGCTCTTCCTCTCCGTGTCGCTCGATCCTGTCAGGGACACGCCCGAGCGCTTGAAGCGCTTCGCGGAGAAGTTCGAGCCCGGGCCCCGCCCAGGGTGGAGCTTCCTGACGGGAGAGCCCGAGCGCGTCAAGCGCGTCCTGCAGGCCCTGGGAGGCTGGGTGCCCGACAAGACGTCCCACACCCCCGTCACGCTGGTGGGGAACCCAGCCACGGGGAAGTGGATCCGGCTCAACGGCATGCCCACGCCCAGCCGCCTGCGGGAGGCGCTGAGCGAGGTGGGACAGCCCCTGGAGAAAACTGCGGAGGTGCAAAGATGA